In Zingiber officinale cultivar Zhangliang chromosome 3A, Zo_v1.1, whole genome shotgun sequence, the DNA window tgcccgaggacgcataatcttcaccaatttcgactcctgtgtacagaaaatgcacaaaaagcagatctccgaaccaaaagagtaaatatgctaaaaggaaagctggaagtataaaaatacatagatcaagcatgctcaaagtatgtaaatgtgtgtaaaaacatgcataaaagagtatataatctacgcacatcacttgcTCATCAGATTCTACTCGAGGCTCCTCCTGGAGAACTATAGCCTTCCCCTTCTTCGAATCCCTGGACGGGGAGCTTTCCGCCATAGAGGCATgtggttgctctttcttattataacagTCTGGGCCCTTATGGTAGTAGTCTGGGACTAGCTGCTGATAGAAAGCCGAGGGGAATTTCTCAGGTTACTTCCTCTTAGACCCTCTATTTGAAATGTGGGCGGGGTCTTTGGAAACAGCGGGCATTTTGTATAGTCGCGAGGCAGTGGTCTGTTTTTCAGAAGCCTCTCTTCTCTTCGCTTCCTTGAACAGCTCGTACTCCCCTGCCGTCATGGTCACGTTGATTCGTCCACTATCCTTCATCTTCATGTTCCGAAACAAGTGAAGcagtttcccacagacggtgccaaattgatcctgcccagaatctgagtcagacgaggGAAAGGTGAGCTGTTGCGGACGCTGACGGAGGGGCGACTCAGATGCCTTTTTTGTACGTGCTTCCAAAAATAGACTCCTGCGTGGTATTGATGGATGATGATGACTGCGCCGGCAGTACctgagctctgcgcacactcaaacaGGCACACGGGCATTAGAGgctagaaaccagggaaaaagtccccggagcagacCCTCCTAtcctcaagtcaggtacttttcccccaGAAGAAAAGTGTACGAAGCagaagaaaagtagaagacaagtacgaatatgcgagagagcgtaccttcgcgagggagaggacctccctctTTATATGACACTGTGTACATTCTGGAGCCTAACCGATGTctaagaatgtcgggtgtcaggcctTGTCGGGTGAGGGAGGATACGTGGCATCCTCTAATGGCCTAAAGGAAGGTTCCATTCACAAGTGACTGTCgaccgttggaatattccctgacacttgacagttattctctgacagacggttacgattctctgaccttGTTGTCCTGTAGCGCTTTTTGTCTCGACCGGGAAGGAATAGGGCAACCCTGGATGACCAGCCGGGTATAATACGTGGTCTAGAACTTGGAAAGCCGAGGTTGTCGAGAGAGTCCTAGCGCTGGCTGAGAGTTGGCTGACCAAGAGCTTTAACTTTCTGGGGAGCATCGAGTTTACGTACCACCAGGGCGTAAGGACCCAACCCGTCAAATCCTGGTCAGGTGTCATCCGACTGTCTACCTAGGTGTTTCAGGTCTGGACTCCCGGTCTGTTGGAATCCAACCGAGAATCAGGTTGCTGACATTGTTCTCGACCTATTGACAGTCATatttccttgacttctgactgtcacgtacTTTTGACTTTTGCCTGCCATGTCATTATCGGACTCTATCATCATGCATTGTATCAAGTTCCCTTTCGTGAAATCCATGAAAGAAGGGAAGATTGTCACTTAGTCTCAACCTCAAGGAGttgaggaagagaaaaagagaaagaggTATGACTTAGCAGTATGATGTCGAGGGAATGGCTCTGATACTATATTACGAAAATTAAATGAGAAAGaagagataataaaataaatttctggATTCTTTTGTACGTCATGAGATATACAATTTATAAAAGTAATAAGAAGTTTGGTCAGTTGAAAGATTAATAAAGAAAAAATCTAATCTAATAATATGTGTCTAACTCAAATTTGATTTTATCGGTCAATAACTTAATAATTATCTTTTAGCTCCCAGGTATAAAATCTCGAACATAGCTTCAAGATATTAAGTTTTGGCGATTTACAGGAGTGGTGCATTTCGACCACATGATATAAAATTTCAAACCATGCATAGCTCTTTCCTGACTCATTAATGTTAACATGTCCAGCCTCATCACCAGAGACAATTGCAACTCCTCAaatcttttttgtaaccattagATCACATGAACTTGACCTCAACAATGCTCGCCCCCAATTCCTCCTGCTGAACAGTAGCAACCTCAGCAGAATTTATCGGCATAGAGGCTTCTTTAAGAACCCATACATGCTTACATGCCTTATCTTTGTGAACAAAAATAAACCAGGCATCTGAAGCATTGCACTGGTCTCCAATCAGACTGCAAAATGCAAATGCAGAGTAAACTCCCTAGAGTTATCGATAGCAACTCTCAACATTgggagaaaagtaaaaaaaatgattaatcaaatTACGTATAACGTCGAACTTGGAGCTAGTGATCGGTCCGGTCCTATAGAAAATTTTCATCGATCAtcaaggtaaatcgggaagtgctcgTAGCGGACAGTCCAGGAGTCCAGCATCCTTTAATTGCGTGccccatttgaaaaaaaaatcttacaaatTCATCATAATTAAGTTCGAATCGAATGACAATCTGAATGCACACTTGGAGAAAAATAGATTGGAGGGAGGATGGGAGGAACAAGTTCAACATCATCAGTAAACATTTGAGCAAGGCCATAATTTGATAATTCATAAAGAGAAAATTCACACTTcaaatcaatatatattttttcgaACATTCGTGTCCTCACAAATTCATTTATTAAAGTATGCACGacccaaaataaataaataaataattaattaattaatgcatGTTCTTTCGCCCCAATCTCTTGTTCAGCAGCTTTAGACCCATGTACCTGCACGCACAACAAATACCCATCCGCCATTAATTAGTGTTGGAATTCATGGAACCGATGAGAAACGTCAACGCGCGCGGAGATATATAACAAGCAGGCACCTACCTTCCCATCATCATAACAGTAGCTTGAGGATTCGTCCCCGGCGAGAAGCTAAAAGTAGAGCCATCGATCACTCTAAGCGCGTCGACGCCGAGAACTCTGTTTTCCCGGTCGACCACTTGCCCCACCAGGCATCCGCCGTGGAAATGCCAAATGGTCAGCACCACGTCCTTGCAGTACTGATCGAGGTTGGTGGAGTTGTAGGTGGCCTGTCTAGGTCGCTCGTTCACGATGAGGTTGGCAGAAATGTCAACCAGGTCATCGATGGTGAGATCAGGATACCGGTACTTGGCCAATGCTTCGGATTGGATGGCTCTTTGTATGGTCTTCAGGCTCTCCACGCACACCTCCACATCCTCCGGCGCCGCGAAGTAGTTGAAGGTGACGGACGGATTCTCGCTGGGGTTGCGGTTCTTGAGCTTGAGGTATCCGCGCGAAAGAGGCCGAGCGACCTTCTCCACGATCAAGCCGCCTTGGAAGGTGACGCCGATGCTACTGCTCTCATCGACGCTAGCGCCGAAAAATACCTAAACCCCGTCATCATCGATCACATATATAGAAAATTAATTCAATAACTATATTATTAAAatgtaaaatataattaatagaCTTACAATAAACAAAAAACAAACTATTTAATTTTGCAAAATGTGCTCCGCAGTATCTTTCAGCAATCACGTTTTATGTCTCTGGAATGGCGACTGGCATTCGCTGTAGCATTCGAATGCTGCCAATTATAGACGCTTGTGACTTGGCTGGCCCACCACACTAATGGCAGTGCCAAGGCTAATTTGCCTTGCCAGTTATGATCTCTGGGCCTTATGTACGATCATatgacaatgatttttttttttttgttttttttgtgttGGTTGTGTATAAATTTTAAACTAGTGTTTATATTCATAATTGTATTATAAATGTAACTAAATTATATTATCGGTGGTACTAAAATTGCATGATAGGCTATCAAAATAAAATGGTTAAGTTATTTTCATAAATgctattaaattatattataaatgttaaaaaaaaaactatatctTAGGTACTTTGAAGTCGGACCCTTAGATGCAGGGACATCTATAGCAAGAAATTTCATATTGGAGAGAAGGATAAAAGGTCTGTGTTTAGGTTGAGAGGGGTAGTCATGTGATTATTGCCTCTCCATATTCGTCCTTTAATTTGATTTATAAACTTCTACACCtgcattaaaaaattaaaaggagagAGACGAGCATCTCATCCACTGACTCTGTCTCTACTTAGATACTTTTAAATTATATCCTAAAGACGACTGAGTGGACGGAGGACACCCAGCATATCATCTTCCTATATACATAATAATGCATTATTTGTCAACCTATTAAACACACTCACCCAATTAATTCATCCAACTCAATTAGAATAATCAACTCCACTCACCAAACACCACCAAATTgactatttattatatatataatttaggtaTTCAGTTATTTGacctgattaattttgaaaatgagaaAATTCACCACCCACTAGATTAATTGTGTGAGAGTTATCAATTGTCAAATGAAGATATGAACGAAGGACAAAATTAACGAAAATATAGCCTTGCTAAAAACTCTTGACATTAGGAAATGGTCCAATGGACTAGCAAATGAAATGAACCGTGGTTGGAAACAGCAATCACATGAAAAGTTAGCATTGATGGACACTCTCCAATACTTTGATTTgcctaactaattaattaattaattgtaacTTACCCTAATAATATAAATATCAATATACATAGAGCACGACCATGATAAGTTAGAGTTGATTGGGACGTACTTCATTACTTTGATTTGTCTGACTCAGTTTAATTACATGTGAACTACAGTAATTAATAATTATAGTTAATATATAACTAAAAATTATGCTTTGTTATAAATCCATCCAACTTGCATTCTAAGTGACATGGCATTCACTTAATGTTTCATTTATATGAGCAAAACTCTCACCTAAATGCTCCTTTCATTCTAAATagtatatattaaaatattatttattaacttaattaaatatacTTAAGTTGAATCAAAATCATTTCTAGTTTCTATAATTATAGTAATTATGTTATAGTTATCATAATTATAGCAATTAATGTTGTagctataataattttaaattgagggatttttattaaattaaatagttTTAATTATAAAGATGATAAAAAAAGTATATATGCatagtaattttgattaagttgagttgattagatttaaattttcaaaattacaaataataataataattattattattataattattatttttttaaagaaaaatgtaaacttaaattaaatttatctgTTATAACCCAAATAATTAACCAACCAAGTTGATGAGAATGAGAGACCTGAGATGCTTGACGAGGGTTGGTAGTGTCGATGGAAAGAGCAGGAAGGACGTTGAAGCCAGTCAAGTGCTCGACGTAGAATCCCAAAGGAGAGACCCCGACGACTTGTACGGAGGCGAGATCGACGGGAAGCGGCGATGGCGATAAGACGGCGTTCGTGGGGTTGTCCGACATTCCCTGCCCCACCAGCGGCTGGTCCATCACCACCTTGATTCCCAAAGATTTCAGGTGGTCGGCCGGCCCGATTCCACTCAACATCAGCAACTGTGGGCTCCCTAACGCTCCGGCCGCCAATATAACCTCGCCGGCGCCACCCTTCAGATACGCCCTGTGCTTCTTCCCCAACGCGTCCTTGTAAATCACTCCATATGCCTCCGGCTTATGTTTCCTTCCTGCGAGCAGAGCAGAGCAGAGaagagaagagcattcatcaatATCATTATAAATATGATTGATCTTTAATTTCGGAGGAAGCACCTCTGTTCCTGAACAAGATCCTCTGAGCCGTGGCGCGCAAGAGCACGGTGATCCTGGCAGGGTCTGCGTACTTGAGCAGATCGGCGGCGGTGTGGCGGTGGCCATTTTGATCGAACGTCGTCCCTCCGACCTTCGTCCCGGGTAAATGATCGTACGTGAAGCCATTGTCCGGCGTCACTCCGGCCTCGAGGAGCCCTGACATGAAGGCCGACGTCCAACCCGTCAGCCGAGGTCGGAACGCCACCTCTTTCTCAACCCAACGGAACGACTCCTCCGCCAGCTCCAGATTCAGCCCCATCTCCTCGACCTCCTGGCGGCTCGCGCGGGAGTAGAAACCCGCGTTGATGCAGGAGCCGCCGCCCAGGACGCGGGCCCGCGAGTTGATGACGCCGTCCTCGGAGACGAAGCGCTGCACGGGCCCTTCCGGGAGAGGTCCCCGAGGTTGTCCATGGGACGCCAAGTTCGATATGTTGAGGTTTCCGTAGGGGGAGCCGCCTCGCTCGAGGACCAGCACGTCGAATCCCTCCGACAGCGTGGCGGCCATGGGACAGCCGGCGGTGCCGCCACCGACAACGATGTAGTCGTGGTACGATACTGGTGGGGCCCCACTCGAATGTTTCACGAACGCGTAATTAGGATCTGTTAAAAGATCACGAAGCCAATATttgttatatataataattaaccaaaaaaatatatatacacacatgatTAGGATCTGAAGAGAAGAGCAGAGACCGTCCCGATCGCAACAgccgaagaagaagagaagagacagCTGCGTGAGTAAGACCAGCCATGCGAACTCCATCTCAATGCCAATTATGGCAATGCAGTACTGTAATTCAACGCACAACAAGGAGGGAGGGAGCTAGGGTTTATATCGAGGTATGTATCAGTTGGTTGCAGAATTCGTCCTTCAATTCGCTGCaattttgcattttgcatttCACACGGAAAGAAACGATCGAGTGATGTATGATGTCCAACTCCCATCTTCCAGTTATTAGTGCACTGACAAGTGCCGGTCTAATCCAATTAAATGCCTACAACGCCCTCTGCAATTCCTATTCGAAAGTCCTCCTCAAAATCTACATCTGTACATTGATCGGACCATGGACGTATTGGCTGGAGAGTATGCTTCAGAACGTAATTAAGTGGAGTTGAGTGTTGTAGATCAATAGACCTGGGTCGATTTTCAATCGATATGGAATATTCTGTTGGTTGTCTTAATTCCCCCTTATCCCTGTGAAAAGAGCCTAATTCTCAATTCGATCTTAATATTTATCCAAAACAAATTGTGCTACTTATCCATTGCATTAATGAAATTGATATACTTACTATTACTAAATCTATGCGGTTGATGAATTTAATTATACTCATATTTATAATCAAGTAATTAAAGTAATCCATCTTTAATATTTAAGCTAAAACAGCTAGAGGTCATGTCAGAAAAAATGTATCAACCGAATAAGAAGATCTTAAAGGAGAGAGACCCTACGAAGGGCTTCAACCAACTTCGCGGGGCCACTAGATGAAGTGAATACAATGTCCACACTCTCCCCTCTAAGGAAATTAGTCATATCGATGTATGTAGACTATTGCCTGGCACTTATTCGACGATTTCACTAGCTCGGTAAATTCTTGTTGACGAtggtctatatattttttttcttaatttaagGACATTAGAATCATTTGTAACACGACTCACTTTGGCACGACTTAGGTCACGAATGTTGTGGCTAGCTTGCCCAAGACGAGGACTGTGGTTTGGTCCTCGGGCTATGATCTAAATTTGAATTGCGTCAAGGACTACTAGGATGCATTGGTCCAActttttaaacaaataaaagttataatttaattaaaatattttagaaatttttaaaataataactaATTTAGttgaagataattttgaaatataaaagataTCTAGAATTTTcttataaatatgaaaatttttaatttatatattatttttttttacatattttaattttacttttaaaaaaaaacaattaattaaataatcaaaTCAAGCTTGTGAACCTAGGTGACTTGTGTCGTGCCTATGCTCGAGCCCATATAGATAAGCTTCGGATTTTTCACACCATATCGATTAAGCACACCCCCTTTAATTTGACACCTAGCTAGTTTACAGTTCAATAATTACAGGGCAACGAATAGATATATATAGAGGGGTCCACTTGAAACTGACAATCTACAGTGTAATCCTATTCAATTGGATAAGTACTCCTCCATCGTCTCCCTCCGAGCATCATTCTTCTTTATGAAAAAATGGCGGCCGAACATGAAATGTGGGAGCGAATCATAGAGAAAGTCCATGAATCTGGTGATGGCATAAATACGGTGGGGGATCCACTGTGCTTAGCAGATGCTGCGTCAGTTCCATTTTCTCTTCTCTGGTCTCTGCGGGCTCCAGCTTATTGAATAGGCACACAAACTACtacatcaattaaattaattagcaGGTGGAAAGCTTCAACTACAGAATCGCCTCCTCCCTTTTAGAGGGTTTGCACTTGCAGTTGAGTTTTCGCACGCGATATCATCTTCGTCTCTACAAGTGCGTACTTGGCTAGCCAAATAAATGAGATGGATGGCGTCTACGGTCCGTGATCAGCCACGTCCAGTGCGCGTGGGCCCGTCGCAACCGCGCGCCACCCCCAATAAATGTGCagtttgacctttttttttttccctctttaaagcattaattaattataattaaacacCAGTATATTTATTCAAATCTATATCAACACGCCATGAGGCTTTGACGCAGTGGCCAGAATTAATCATACATTGATATTAATCCGAGATTGATAATATTTCCACTAATAGAATGACGAATCTATTAAGGACGTTGACGATTATTTTATAATAACTATATATTTCTGGTTAATTAAAAGTTCCTCATGGTAGAAATCATGTCTCACTCCTGGTTTTAACAATTAATCTAGTTAACCCTCCAAAGAAAAAAAcccttcaatttttcaaaacatgcaTCTTGCACTTATTTTTGAGAAAATAGTTTAAGTATTACTCATAATTTATGTTTTTGTccgttaatttttattattattattatcaaaatGCACTTTTTGCATTTCACCTGGATCATaatcttttaaaacatgaaaaaaaaggtgtgtgtgtgtgtttttttaaaaaaactattgcaAAATTAAATCACATGATTTTGATGATTATTTTATCAACTGCatgattatatataatataatataaattgaTCTTAATGAATGATTTAAATTAACTCTTGCACACCCTCTGACACTTACCATCGTAATAACATTATTGTCATTAAAATGATGCTCCACCaaattatggaaataatactaaatgctattgtattcatttgtttatttatttttgtgtatCTGAAATGTTAAGGCGATGCTTCACCTACCATTAGCATACATGTCCCCATCTTCAATGTCAATGgccaaaaatagaaaaatatttattcaatagaaaaattaggaaaatatattatttaacttTACAATTAATCAATGTTGTCTGCCCAATAAAGTTAAACCTATCGCGGGTTACCTGCCTATGTAAAGGGTCACCATATTAGACGAAGTTTCGTACTtctttttcaaattgtatagGACAAGAAACTTCGGGTGAGGATTATCATCCTTCGTTCCTATTACAACTGGGAAAGAAGTCCTTCAACGCTTCTAAAACACAATACGAGCATCTTGTCCAACGCACTTTATCTTGATCTAGGACCAATGGCGGATCCAAGTTCATGGCTACCCGGGTTATCACTCGGGTAGCCAATGATggtgaaaaagaaaattatattggTAGAAAGGGGAAAAATGAGAAAAATGGGTGGTCGGCCTGGGGTGACGACGTCGATGTCAGCAGTTAGCCTGGAGCAACGATGTTGACGATGTCAGTGTCAGCGCTTGCGGCCCACATCTTGAGATTAGCCCGAATCATCCATACTGGCTTTGCCATTGTCTAAGACTAGAACTGTACAAAGCGATGAGCGCTCAGAGGTTAAAGAAGCCGTAGGTCAATCAATCAGTGCTAAGTCAGTGACTAAAGAAGAGAGAATGAAGATGACTTGATGCATAGACACTTGTTGGAACACAAACCTCATGTGAAGAATACTGGCCAGCATAAGTATTTAATGGTCCTGGTTAGAAATTTATACCATCTAAAAGAGAATTATTCAATGAACCAAATTTATAACTTTCGACCACAACTTCCTTAATTTTCTCACTGTTGCTATTGAGAATTCTGCTATAATAGGGTCGCAATCATTACTACTCGTGACATTTTGCTCGAGAACATTTTGTCTTGATCAAGCTTCTTCGTCCACCACAGGACAACTCTCcttcatcattttttttagcATGTTGGGATCTAAGAAATGTATATATTTCCACAATGACATAATATTACCTACTATAAGTTTAAGctctcataattttatttttgaactcTACCCAAAATATCTCATGCCAATTGAAATATCTTACAtcctttcaaactcataatcttttccatatcttttcaatgtgagattttgattgtgttgaaaccccaaggttgttttggtatgatcaacaagttaagttaggtcatgtatatttttaaccttgtgtctaagtgtgcaggagcttaggagcacaggtagtcgagcgaaagacgcagctagagagaaggacgacacgcggtgagttcgagggacgaggagttgcggaagagtacactggcggatgagaaggaagcgtgcggtggttctgagggacgagaagccggagcggaagactgctcgaggagcaaaagacgcagctagcgagaaggttgacacaggatgcgaccgagggacgaaggctgcagatgagtacgctggcggacgagaaggaagcacacgacgattccgaggtacgagaagcaggagcggaagtttgctcgagaaggctggaagttgggttcgagtgagccctattccggatggcagaggtCACCCAAGCGAAAGGAACCAGAGCAGAAGGCCCGAActagaaagtcaacttggttgacttaggggtccgggcgcctggagttggACTTTATCTAGATCACGGTCAAACCGCGATCCGTgcgtaggggataaaattttatccccccaaggtgcttggaacccttcggggcaccccgaccaaggctataaatacagccttggtctagaagcttagAATCAAcacaagcaattcatttccaacacttgtgcacCTCATTTTTAGTTAGCTTTTTTGTTTTGcgcttcattgttgtaagaggcttctccgcctgaaggagataattAGTGTGACACTTTCCTtgtattaacaacctccccgattgtaaccaagtaaaacatccTTGTGCCTCtactttgtattttattttatcgcttttctattttggaagtattagtttaagaaaagtcgagaagagttttcgttttattattttttaggttattcaacccccttctagccggccctagcggtccaacaagtggtatcagagccaagacacttcaggaggactaaccgccgaatgaaACAACGAAATAATGGTTGGGCCGAGTATCTACCCGCCAAATTTCGAAGGGAAATTCGCTAACTGGAAAAAACGAATGCAGGTACTttttaaaatcgattttgatttaatattaattatggaattcggttttacagcaccagaaggtaaggagaaataccactggatgaaaaaggagcaggccgactacatgACAAATGACAAagtagagtaccatctgctaagcgttctctcgccacaagaagtcaaccaaatcggcaactacaactccgcaaaggaactttgggagaagttccttgagttgcacgaaggaacgtccgaagccaagctcgctagacaaGATCTACTTTGCAATCAGCttaccagcctgcgacttggggaagacgagacaattgcgcacctgcactcgagaattaaagaaatcatcactggaatttcgaatctcggagaaaaggtaagtaaccgagattcgctcaggtatgcactaaactcttgtcctagaaatacaaaatgggcatcactagtagatgccttttacatttcgaaagatttagaaacAATTACATtggaagaattattctcgacatttgaagtgcacaaatcaagatgtgcaggaacgaAGGAGCCCAAAAACAACGTTGCCCTCAAAGCAtcaagagacgaacctgagtctgAGTCTTCTCTTGACGActaggaaatggtaatgatggtaagacgattcaagaatctttgcaagtctagaaaaactaaccatccgcaaggtagaaagaaaaagaccatccgctgctaccactgcgacgaagaagggcatgtcaaggacaattgacccaagctaaagaacaaggacagagataaaggtaagaaacctatccaaaagcgcaaggcattaaaagcgacatgggacgatacgtcgtccgaattgaAAGTAgaagccttctccggacttgcactaatggcaagtcatcaagacgacgactgtgagTCAAGCtattctgaaatgagcatcgagagcatcgatgaagggggagccacgtcagaagaaagcaacagttcagtGGGAGAAACgtacaacgagatcgacaaggtaagtctggtacgatctcttcctcctgacaaactatttaagtttattaaattattaactaaggattgtcgtaaactagaaaaagaaattaagaatttaaaaacaatattagctaaatcttgcccaataGCAGAATTCGACAgaatcaaattagaaaatgaaaaattaaaagtagaaaatgataatttaaaagtacaagtaaataacttgaaaacccatgcatgctcatctaataccaatgttagaaaatttaacaatttaaattggtattttagatatcataagggataaattaggaatattccaaaaagatatgtccctaagaaatttttaattaatccagttggctggaacctatattaggttcctaactcttgcttaatctaaattttaatcaGATTTAGCGCTCtaagcgagaaaattaaacagtgagtttctttatgaggctttgtctaaggaagtggttgttgctccaataaccaagaaggtctagtgcctcgccacgacctagaagccaaaatatggaaataaaatatctaattaactttctggtaaagcattaaaatttaataaatgctttaaaaagtttttaacatttattttggaaatatttt includes these proteins:
- the LOC122051982 gene encoding protein HOTHEAD-like, producing the protein MEFAWLVLLTQLSLLFFFGCCDRDDPNYAFVKHSSGAPPVSYHDYIVVGGGTAGCPMAATLSEGFDVLVLERGGSPYGNLNISNLASHGQPRGPLPEGPVQRFVSEDGVINSRARVLGGGSCINAGFYSRASRQEVEEMGLNLELAEESFRWVEKEVAFRPRLTGWTSAFMSGLLEAGVTPDNGFTYDHLPGTKVGGTTFDQNGHRHTAADLLKYADPARITVLLRATAQRILFRNRGRKHKPEAYGVIYKDALGKKHRAYLKGGAGEVILAAGALGSPQLLMLSGIGPADHLKSLGIKVVMDQPLVGQGMSDNPTNAVLSPSPLPVDLASVQVVGVSPLGFYVEHLTGFNVLPALSIDTTNPRQASQVFFGASVDESSSIGVTFQGGLIVEKVARPLSRGYLKLKNRNPSENPSVTFNYFAAPEDVEVCVESLKTIQRAIQSEALAKYRYPDLTIDDLVDISANLIVNERPRQATYNSTNLDQYCKDVVLTIWHFHGGCLVGQVVDRENRVLGVDALRVIDGSTFSFSPGTNPQATVMMMGRYMGLKLLNKRLGRKNMH